The following coding sequences are from one Devosia yakushimensis window:
- a CDS encoding FecCD family ABC transporter permease, with product MASPRPMVAALPLPVVWVVLVIALFAAMLMSLTLGFKLYGLDQVWQALFAFDGSETAVVISNLRLPRAILAPLVGAGLAIAGVIVQTLSRNRIASPDTLGLNAGASLAVVVASTALGVSSLLGLSMSAALGALLTSLLVFAIAAGAGGLSPIRIVLIGVTIAGLGHSIVEIILTTNEAQLQQLLFWLSGSFVDRPMTLAQTGGPIIIVGAALALLLSRALDALQADDSTATSLGVPLALVRGTSFLSVALLTGAAVSMAGPVTFVGLVVPHAARRLVGLRHARQIPAAALLGAIYATVADVAARFLIYPVEAPVGAITAVVGGVVLLILLKRRAA from the coding sequence GTGGCCTCTCCCCGTCCAATGGTCGCCGCCCTGCCTTTACCTGTGGTCTGGGTGGTCCTTGTCATTGCCCTCTTCGCCGCAATGCTGATGAGCCTCACGCTGGGCTTCAAGCTCTATGGGCTCGATCAGGTCTGGCAGGCGCTCTTTGCCTTTGACGGTTCGGAAACGGCAGTCGTTATTTCCAATCTGCGTCTGCCGCGCGCGATCCTGGCGCCATTGGTCGGGGCGGGTCTGGCCATTGCCGGCGTCATCGTCCAGACCTTGTCGCGCAACCGCATTGCCTCGCCCGATACGCTGGGCCTCAATGCCGGCGCGTCCCTTGCCGTTGTGGTGGCCAGCACGGCTCTCGGCGTCAGCTCCCTGCTGGGCCTCTCCATGTCGGCAGCCCTGGGCGCTTTGCTCACGAGCCTCCTGGTCTTTGCCATCGCCGCCGGGGCAGGGGGCCTTTCGCCCATCCGCATTGTGCTGATCGGCGTCACCATTGCCGGCCTCGGCCATTCCATCGTCGAGATCATTCTCACCACCAACGAGGCCCAGCTCCAGCAATTGCTGTTCTGGCTCTCGGGTTCCTTCGTCGACCGGCCGATGACGCTGGCCCAGACCGGTGGACCAATCATTATTGTCGGTGCCGCCCTGGCCCTGCTGCTGTCCCGTGCACTCGATGCCTTGCAAGCCGATGATTCCACGGCCACCAGCCTTGGCGTGCCGCTGGCCCTGGTGCGCGGCACGAGCTTTCTGTCCGTGGCGCTCCTCACCGGCGCTGCCGTATCCATGGCCGGCCCCGTCACTTTTGTTGGTCTGGTCGTACCCCATGCTGCGCGCCGCCTGGTTGGTCTTCGTCATGCCCGCCAGATTCCCGCTGCCGCATTGCTCGGCGCCATCTATGCGACCGTGGCCGATGTCGCCGCCCGCTTCCTCATCTATCCCGTCGAGGCGCCGGTGGGCGCCATAACGGCGGTCGTCGGCGGCGTCGTCCTCCTCATTCTGCTCAAGCGGAGGGCAGCATGA
- a CDS encoding ABC transporter substrate-binding protein, with product MSTLRNTFAAMACATVLALAPGAFAREITHAMGTTDVPDSPQRIVILTNEGTEALLAVGITPVGAVRSWVGEPWYDHIAADMADVTVVGEESAVNLEAIAALEPDLIIGNKMRQEKIYDQLSAIAPTVMSERLRGDWKVNMALYTDAAGKGAEGKAALETYDGRIAKIAEEAGPLLEEKVSLVRFMSGMTRIYYKDTFAGLILSEIGFKRPASQDKPEFADDVGKERIPDFDGDRLFYFVYEIGDGVAEKVAAEWTADPLWQNLPVVKAGKAYAVSDTIWNTAGGFIAANLLLDDIEKHYELASTR from the coding sequence ATGTCCACTCTTCGCAACACATTCGCGGCGATGGCCTGCGCTACGGTGCTGGCGCTGGCGCCGGGCGCTTTCGCCCGCGAAATTACCCATGCCATGGGCACGACCGATGTTCCGGACAGCCCCCAGCGGATCGTTATTCTGACCAATGAAGGTACCGAGGCCCTGCTGGCTGTCGGCATCACCCCCGTTGGGGCCGTTCGCTCCTGGGTGGGCGAGCCCTGGTATGATCACATCGCGGCCGATATGGCTGACGTCACGGTGGTTGGCGAGGAATCGGCGGTGAATCTCGAGGCCATCGCGGCGCTGGAACCCGACCTGATCATCGGCAACAAGATGCGCCAGGAAAAGATCTACGACCAGCTGTCGGCCATCGCGCCGACCGTGATGTCGGAACGCCTGCGCGGCGACTGGAAGGTCAATATGGCCCTCTATACCGACGCCGCCGGCAAGGGCGCCGAAGGCAAGGCAGCGCTTGAGACCTATGACGGGCGTATCGCCAAGATCGCCGAAGAAGCCGGACCGCTGCTCGAAGAGAAGGTTTCGCTGGTGCGCTTCATGTCCGGCATGACCCGCATTTACTACAAGGACACTTTTGCCGGCCTGATCCTGAGCGAAATCGGTTTCAAGCGCCCTGCGTCTCAGGACAAGCCCGAATTTGCCGATGATGTGGGCAAGGAACGCATTCCGGACTTCGACGGCGACCGGCTGTTCTATTTCGTCTACGAGATCGGTGACGGCGTTGCCGAGAAAGTGGCCGCGGAATGGACCGCCGATCCGCTCTGGCAGAACCTGCCCGTGGTGAAGGCCGGAAAGGCCTATGCCGTTTCCGACACGATCTGGAATACGGCCGGTGGTTTCATTGCCGCCAATCTGCTGCTCGATGATATCGAAAAGCACTATGAGCTGGCGTCCACCCGCTAA
- a CDS encoding ABC transporter substrate-binding protein, producing the protein MLKRLFSASLIAALMLSNAMAREVTHAMGTTEVPDAPQRVVILTNEGTEALLHLGIVPVGAAQSWDADPFYAHLVPLLGDAVSLGTETAINLELVASLEPDLIIGTKVRQEKIYEQLSAIAPTVMSETIGESWLKNYQFYGEVLGLGDKAAANVAALEARAKQLATAIGDGVNEQISLVRFSPSRTRLYFRGSFPGVVLDLVGFKRPPAQDHLETFTEVQKERIPEMAGDRIFYFSSDNDNAEGKANMDEWLADPLWLNLEAVKAGKAQRVGELAWNAGGGIYCAYMMLDDLAEIYGVTLPPATN; encoded by the coding sequence ATGTTGAAGCGCCTGTTCTCTGCCAGCCTGATTGCCGCCCTGATGCTGTCCAATGCCATGGCGCGCGAGGTGACCCATGCCATGGGGACAACCGAAGTGCCCGACGCCCCGCAACGGGTGGTGATCCTTACCAATGAGGGCACCGAGGCGCTGCTGCATCTGGGCATTGTGCCGGTTGGGGCGGCGCAGAGCTGGGATGCCGATCCATTCTACGCCCATCTTGTGCCTCTGCTTGGCGATGCCGTTTCGCTGGGGACCGAGACGGCGATCAATCTCGAACTCGTCGCTTCGCTCGAACCCGACCTGATCATCGGTACCAAGGTGCGCCAGGAAAAGATTTATGAGCAGCTTTCGGCCATCGCTCCCACGGTGATGTCGGAGACCATCGGGGAAAGCTGGCTCAAGAATTACCAATTCTATGGCGAGGTGCTGGGGCTAGGCGACAAGGCTGCAGCGAATGTGGCGGCGCTTGAAGCCCGCGCCAAGCAATTGGCCACCGCCATTGGCGATGGCGTTAATGAGCAGATTTCGCTGGTCCGCTTCTCGCCATCGCGGACCCGGCTCTATTTCCGTGGCAGCTTCCCGGGCGTGGTGCTGGACCTTGTCGGCTTCAAGCGACCGCCGGCACAGGATCACCTCGAGACATTCACCGAAGTGCAGAAAGAGCGCATCCCCGAAATGGCGGGGGACCGGATTTTCTACTTCTCCTCGGACAATGACAATGCCGAAGGCAAGGCGAATATGGACGAGTGGCTGGCGGACCCGCTTTGGCTCAATCTGGAGGCGGTCAAGGCCGGCAAGGCGCAGCGCGTGGGTGAATTGGCATGGAATGCCGGCGGCGGCATTTATTGCGCCTATATGATGCTGGACGATCTGGCCGAAATCTATGGCGTGACCCTGCCGCCCGCCACGAACTAA
- a CDS encoding GbsR/MarR family transcriptional regulator gives MPVASEPPALSFLPDRSYRSMLTERYEFSIHLTMDTSYVDAFIELMGVISQTDGAPRIAGRIFGLLLVEGRPFALDEMAQRLSISKASASTNARLLLHTGMIRQTSKPGDRRDYYELGQKPYSRMIETISTRMRRSAAQVLETEALFPDSAGPAKRRVRQLADFYSGSADFFANWASHFDEQADNSDGAQP, from the coding sequence ATGCCGGTGGCCTCCGAGCCGCCGGCATTGTCATTTTTGCCGGACCGTTCATATCGTTCAATGTTGACTGAACGATATGAATTTTCTATCCATTTGACGATGGATACTTCCTATGTCGATGCCTTTATCGAGCTGATGGGGGTCATCAGCCAGACTGACGGCGCACCACGCATAGCGGGCCGGATTTTTGGGCTGCTGCTGGTGGAGGGGCGCCCATTTGCGCTGGACGAAATGGCGCAGCGGCTCAGCATCAGCAAGGCCAGTGCCAGCACCAATGCGCGCCTGCTGCTTCATACCGGGATGATCCGGCAGACCAGCAAGCCGGGCGACCGTCGTGACTATTACGAATTGGGCCAAAAGCCTTATAGTCGCATGATAGAAACCATCAGCACCCGCATGCGCCGTTCGGCCGCGCAGGTGCTGGAGACCGAAGCGCTTTTTCCCGACAGTGCAGGTCCGGCCAAGCGCCGGGTCCGCCAGTTAGCCGATTTCTATTCCGGATCAGCCGATTTTTTTGCCAACTGGGCCAGCCATTTCGATGAGCAGGCCGACAACTCAGACGGTGCCCAGCCATGA
- a CDS encoding efflux RND transporter periplasmic adaptor subunit, whose amino-acid sequence MNAPAAKPEWAQSKREKDNEARVAAGLKPRRRRWPWILLVLAVLAVAGFFLFQAMQPAPETPVEAAAPEPVMQLVASEITTVEPQTLVQAVKVTGSLGPQRQTQVASQVSARAVAVMARPGDAVNEGDVLVQLDTESLRIQLDQQTSTAAATRAQLVLAESQLMRTTDLIERGLTASSGLEQAQSSVDALRANLAALEGQVDAARIGVQNATIKAPMTGIVSERTVEPGQMVQQGTAVLTIVDLTTVELNAAAPVSAGALVKPGQAVTVTVEGIAGRSFEGNVERVNPVAATGTRTIPVYIAMDNAEGLLRGGMFATGQIAVKEQPDALALPSGAIREDAEGFYVLKVDGEQVVRQGIEKGGEWNAGRVIEIASGISAGDVVVSAVLTQLQPGDRIEMVEN is encoded by the coding sequence ATGAATGCTCCCGCCGCCAAGCCCGAATGGGCACAGAGCAAGCGCGAAAAAGACAATGAAGCCCGGGTCGCGGCAGGTCTCAAGCCACGCCGCCGGCGCTGGCCATGGATTTTGCTGGTGCTGGCGGTGCTCGCCGTGGCCGGCTTCTTCCTGTTCCAGGCCATGCAGCCGGCGCCCGAGACTCCAGTGGAAGCAGCTGCGCCAGAGCCGGTCATGCAGCTGGTCGCCTCCGAAATTACCACCGTCGAGCCGCAAACGCTGGTGCAGGCGGTCAAGGTCACCGGCTCGCTGGGGCCACAGCGGCAGACGCAGGTCGCTTCGCAGGTTTCCGCGCGTGCGGTCGCGGTGATGGCGCGGCCGGGCGATGCGGTGAACGAGGGCGATGTGCTGGTGCAGCTCGATACCGAGAGCCTGCGCATCCAGCTCGACCAGCAGACCAGCACGGCGGCGGCGACCCGCGCGCAACTGGTGCTGGCGGAGAGCCAGCTGATGCGGACAACGGACCTGATCGAACGCGGTTTGACGGCCTCGTCGGGTCTGGAACAGGCGCAATCCAGCGTTGACGCCCTGCGCGCCAATCTTGCGGCACTGGAAGGCCAGGTGGATGCGGCCCGCATTGGCGTGCAGAATGCCACGATCAAGGCCCCTATGACGGGCATTGTTTCGGAACGGACCGTCGAGCCGGGACAGATGGTGCAGCAGGGAACGGCCGTGCTGACCATTGTGGATCTGACCACGGTCGAGCTCAACGCGGCTGCGCCGGTCAGCGCCGGGGCACTGGTGAAGCCCGGTCAGGCCGTCACGGTAACTGTGGAAGGCATTGCCGGACGCAGCTTTGAGGGCAATGTCGAGCGGGTCAATCCGGTCGCCGCGACCGGTACCCGCACCATTCCGGTCTATATCGCCATGGACAATGCAGAAGGCCTGCTGCGCGGCGGGATGTTTGCCACCGGGCAGATTGCCGTCAAGGAGCAACCCGATGCGCTGGCCCTGCCAAGCGGGGCAATCCGGGAGGATGCAGAGGGCTTTTACGTGCTCAAGGTGGATGGCGAGCAGGTGGTGCGCCAGGGGATCGAAAAGGGCGGAGAATGGAATGCCGGCCGGGTGATTGAGATCGCGTCGGGCATCAGCGCCGGCGACGTCGTTGTCAGTGCCGTGCTGACCCAGTTGCAGCCGGGTGATCGCATCGAGATGGTGGAGAACTGA
- a CDS encoding efflux RND transporter permease subunit has protein sequence MFLTRISVNHPVFATMIMVAMLVFGIYSYQRLPIEQLPDIDFPVVAVVVSYPGASPEAVENDIVKPIEEAVNTIGGLDNIQSTSQSGQAMVLIFFDMSVNSQVAAQDVRDRLATVEAGFPTNAGDPQVLRFDPAELPVISVAVSSQTLSPRDLTALTEDVIVARLSNISGVGRATVVGGVPRQLNVLVDPDKLNAFNVGVSQVIQALDQENQNLPAGSLTQGSQVQSIQVEGRIEQANDFLDIIVARQGGQPVYLRDVATIEDGQADIVSMALLNGQPALAIDVVKTQGANTVGVAKDVRAAITNMQANELPDDVRLEIVRDNAVPVEDSFHAVQNMLIEGAVLAVLIVFLFLNSWRSTVITGLTLPISIIGAMIVLYFLGFTLNMMTLMALSLAVGILIDDAIVVRENIMRHLHMGKSHRQAALDGTNEIGLAVLATTLSIVAVFLPVAFMEGILGRFFLQFGVTVSVAVLISLFVAFTLDPMMSSVWYDPAAHPDAKRGPIGRAVAQFDRFFQWIGEGYRGLLRWCLKFRKTTLAIAVASFIGTFFLFPLVGVEFVPATDNGEFQVDIETPTGSSIDYTASKVRQIDATLKRFPEVAGTYATINAGTTTGDNKATIVVSMVEKSERSRSPQDMTDPVRTALQQIPGVETTVGAAGGLGGVSAPISIVIYGDNFTILEQLADQLMARLGQIDGLIDIKSSLDDAQPVLGVRIERDLASDLGVSLQQIGSTLGPMLGGEEVTDWTAPNGDNYTVSVRLPEWARDDIETLGSLPITQSGATGSNSMVRLDQVAQIVQSQGPGEILRQDLSRQVSVTANVSGVELGSVTGALQAAVDSLDMPTGYRSSMGGDVEDLNETAGAAGSALLLAVIFIYLVLASQFGSFLQPVAIMASLPLALIGVMLGLLVGGSTLNMFSAIGFIMLMGLVVKNAILLVDNANQHVREGWNLYEALVEAGATRFRPIIMTTLAMIFGMLPLALSLHEGSGQNAPMAHAVIGGLLSSTALTLVVVPVMLTYIDSFSRFTRRFLPKAPDDTEAEHAPAE, from the coding sequence ATGTTCCTCACCCGCATCAGCGTCAACCATCCGGTCTTTGCCACCATGATCATGGTGGCCATGCTGGTCTTCGGCATCTACTCCTACCAGCGCCTGCCGATCGAGCAATTGCCCGATATCGACTTTCCCGTGGTGGCCGTGGTGGTCAGCTATCCCGGCGCCTCGCCCGAGGCGGTGGAAAACGACATCGTCAAGCCGATCGAAGAGGCGGTGAATACGATTGGCGGGCTGGATAATATCCAGTCGACCTCGCAGTCCGGCCAGGCCATGGTGCTCATTTTCTTCGACATGAGCGTCAATTCGCAGGTTGCAGCACAGGACGTGCGGGACCGGCTGGCGACGGTGGAGGCGGGATTCCCAACCAATGCGGGCGACCCGCAGGTGCTGCGGTTCGATCCGGCCGAATTGCCGGTGATATCGGTGGCGGTCAGCTCGCAGACGCTGTCGCCGCGCGACCTGACGGCACTGACCGAAGACGTCATCGTGGCCCGGCTGTCCAATATTTCCGGCGTGGGCCGCGCCACCGTGGTCGGCGGCGTGCCGCGCCAGCTCAATGTGCTGGTCGATCCCGACAAGCTCAATGCCTTCAATGTGGGCGTGAGCCAGGTGATCCAGGCCCTGGATCAGGAAAACCAGAACCTGCCGGCGGGCTCGCTGACGCAGGGCTCGCAAGTGCAGTCGATCCAGGTCGAAGGCCGCATCGAGCAGGCCAACGACTTCCTCGACATCATTGTGGCCCGCCAGGGCGGGCAGCCGGTCTATTTGCGCGACGTGGCGACCATTGAGGACGGGCAGGCCGATATCGTGAGCATGGCACTGCTCAATGGCCAGCCGGCGCTGGCTATCGATGTGGTCAAAACGCAGGGCGCCAATACGGTTGGCGTCGCCAAGGATGTGCGCGCGGCCATTACCAATATGCAGGCCAATGAGCTGCCCGACGATGTGCGGCTGGAAATCGTGCGCGACAATGCGGTGCCGGTGGAGGATTCCTTCCACGCGGTGCAGAACATGCTGATCGAAGGCGCGGTATTGGCCGTGCTGATCGTGTTCCTCTTCCTCAATTCGTGGCGTTCGACTGTCATTACCGGGCTGACCCTGCCCATCTCGATCATCGGCGCGATGATCGTGCTCTATTTCCTGGGTTTCACGCTGAACATGATGACGCTGATGGCGCTGTCGCTGGCGGTCGGTATCCTGATCGACGACGCCATCGTGGTGCGCGAGAACATCATGCGGCACCTGCATATGGGCAAATCGCACCGGCAGGCGGCCCTCGACGGCACCAATGAAATCGGCCTTGCCGTTTTGGCGACGACGCTATCGATCGTCGCGGTGTTCCTGCCGGTGGCCTTCATGGAAGGCATTCTGGGGCGCTTCTTCCTGCAGTTCGGTGTCACCGTTTCGGTGGCCGTGCTGATCTCGCTCTTCGTGGCCTTCACGCTCGACCCGATGATGAGCAGTGTCTGGTACGATCCAGCGGCGCATCCCGATGCCAAGCGCGGTCCGATCGGCCGGGCGGTGGCGCAATTCGACCGCTTCTTCCAGTGGATCGGGGAAGGCTATCGCGGCCTGCTGCGCTGGTGCCTCAAATTCCGCAAGACGACGCTGGCCATCGCCGTGGCCTCGTTTATCGGCACATTCTTCCTGTTCCCGCTGGTCGGCGTCGAATTCGTGCCGGCGACCGACAATGGCGAGTTCCAGGTGGATATCGAAACGCCGACCGGCTCGTCCATCGACTATACCGCCTCCAAGGTTCGCCAGATCGACGCGACGCTCAAGCGCTTCCCGGAGGTTGCGGGCACTTATGCCACGATCAATGCCGGCACGACGACGGGCGACAACAAAGCGACCATCGTGGTCTCCATGGTGGAGAAATCCGAGCGCAGCCGCAGCCCGCAGGACATGACCGATCCGGTTCGCACTGCGCTCCAACAAATCCCGGGGGTCGAGACGACCGTGGGCGCCGCGGGCGGATTGGGTGGCGTTAGCGCGCCGATCTCCATTGTTATCTATGGCGACAACTTCACCATATTGGAGCAACTGGCCGACCAGCTCATGGCCAGGCTCGGGCAGATCGACGGGCTGATCGATATCAAGTCGAGCCTGGACGATGCCCAGCCAGTGCTGGGCGTGCGGATCGAGCGGGACCTGGCCAGCGATCTGGGGGTGAGCCTGCAGCAGATCGGCTCGACCCTGGGGCCGATGCTGGGTGGCGAGGAAGTGACCGACTGGACCGCCCCCAATGGCGACAATTACACGGTCAGCGTCCGGCTGCCGGAATGGGCCCGCGACGATATCGAGACGCTTGGTTCCCTGCCGATCACGCAGAGCGGGGCGACCGGCTCCAATTCCATGGTGCGGCTCGACCAAGTGGCGCAGATCGTGCAATCGCAAGGTCCGGGGGAAATCCTGCGGCAGGACCTGTCGCGGCAGGTCAGCGTCACCGCCAATGTGTCGGGTGTCGAGCTGGGCTCGGTGACCGGCGCGCTGCAGGCGGCCGTCGACAGTCTCGACATGCCGACCGGCTACCGCTCGTCGATGGGTGGCGACGTCGAGGATCTCAACGAGACTGCCGGAGCGGCCGGTTCGGCGCTGCTGCTGGCGGTGATCTTCATTTATCTGGTGCTCGCCAGCCAGTTCGGCAGCTTCCTGCAGCCGGTGGCCATCATGGCCTCGCTTCCCTTGGCATTGATCGGCGTGATGCTGGGCCTGCTGGTGGGTGGATCGACGCTCAACATGTTCTCGGCCATCGGTTTCATCATGCTGATGGGCCTGGTGGTCAAGAACGCCATCCTGCTGGTGGACAATGCCAACCAGCATGTGCGCGAAGGCTGGAACCTCTATGAGGCGCTGGTCGAAGCGGGCGCGACGCGCTTCCGGCCGATCATCATGACGACGCTGGCCATGATCTTCGGCATGTTGCCGCTGGCGCTGAGCCTGCATGAAGGCAGCGGGCAGAACGCGCCCATGGCCCATGCGGTGATCGGCGGGCTATTGAGCTCGACGGCGCTGACGCTGGTCGTGGTGCCGGTGATGCTGACCTATATCGACAGCTTCAGCCGCTTTACCCGCCGCTTCCTGCCCAAAGCACCTGACGATACGGAGGCGGAACACGCCCCGGCTGAATAG
- the mnhG gene encoding monovalent cation/H(+) antiporter subunit G: MIPDDLPLWLAVLVGLCVLLGALLTLLGSIGLARFANFYERLHAPTLGSSLGAGFILLGSVLYFSITGQRLSVHEVLIFIFVSVTTPVTLMLLARAALYRDREEGNGNVPPSRFGREDS; the protein is encoded by the coding sequence GTGATCCCGGACGATCTGCCCCTCTGGCTGGCCGTGCTGGTCGGCCTCTGCGTCCTGCTCGGCGCGTTGCTGACCTTGCTCGGCAGCATCGGCCTGGCACGTTTTGCCAATTTCTATGAGCGCCTCCATGCCCCCACCCTGGGCTCCAGCCTGGGCGCCGGATTTATCCTGCTCGGCTCAGTGCTCTATTTCAGCATTACCGGCCAGCGGCTATCGGTGCATGAAGTGCTGATCTTCATCTTCGTCTCGGTCACCACGCCCGTAACGCTGATGCTGCTGGCCCGCGCCGCGCTCTATCGCGACCGCGAGGAAGGCAATGGCAACGTGCCGCCCTCCCGCTTTGGTCGTGAAGACAGCTAA
- a CDS encoding K+/H+ antiporter subunit F has product MSAAILFWTLTTAQVLLALAMVATIYRVIKGPRAQDRIVSLDALYVNAMLLLIVFGIRYGTAIYFEVALIISLLGFVGTVALAKFLMRGEVIE; this is encoded by the coding sequence ATGAGCGCTGCCATCCTGTTTTGGACCTTGACCACCGCCCAAGTCCTGCTGGCCCTTGCCATGGTTGCCACCATCTACAGGGTTATCAAGGGCCCACGCGCGCAGGATCGGATCGTCAGCCTCGACGCACTGTACGTCAATGCCATGCTCTTGCTGATTGTCTTCGGCATCCGCTACGGCACCGCCATCTACTTCGAGGTGGCCCTGATCATCTCGCTGCTGGGCTTTGTCGGCACAGTGGCGCTCGCCAAATTCCTCATGCGCGGCGAGGTGATCGAGTGA
- a CDS encoding Na+/H+ antiporter subunit E yields the protein MKRILPYPLLFVGLLLMWLLLQQSLGLGHILLGGLIALGASHAMAALQPEQPTIRRPFKIARLIVLVLVDVARSNLAVARIILAGRQPSHKPGFLLLPLDLKDKSGLAVLSCIVTATPGSAWLEYDPVDSTVLIHVLDLVDEQEWIDTIKHRYEARLLEIFQ from the coding sequence ATGAAGCGCATCCTGCCCTATCCACTGCTCTTTGTCGGCCTGCTGCTGATGTGGCTATTGCTGCAGCAATCCCTCGGGCTGGGTCATATCCTGCTGGGCGGCCTTATCGCCCTGGGCGCCAGCCATGCCATGGCGGCCCTCCAGCCCGAGCAACCCACCATCCGCCGGCCCTTCAAGATTGCCAGGTTGATCGTGCTGGTGCTGGTCGATGTGGCTCGCTCCAATCTCGCCGTTGCCAGGATCATCCTTGCGGGCCGCCAACCGAGCCACAAGCCGGGCTTTCTGCTGCTGCCCCTTGACCTCAAGGACAAGAGCGGCCTCGCCGTTCTCTCCTGCATCGTGACTGCGACCCCCGGTAGTGCCTGGCTGGAATATGATCCGGTCGATAGCACCGTACTCATTCATGTTCTCGATCTTGTCGACGAGCAGGAATGGATCGACACCATCAAGCATCGCTACGAGGCCCGGCTGCTGGAGATTTTCCAATGA
- a CDS encoding monovalent cation/H+ antiporter subunit D, translating to MHILFDHLVILPILLPLATGAILLFLDDRLRPVKAAINFASTILLVILAALLVRHAAEAGQAGAVGNATYPLGNWPVPFGIVLVADRLSAMLVLLTAILGLCALAFSLARWHAVGPSFHSLFQFLLMGLCGAFLTGDLFNLFVFFEVLLAASYGLALHGSGSARVRAGLHYIAINLAASSLFLIGAALIYGVVGTLNMADIAARVAHVADADRGLLEAGAGILGIAFLVKAGMWPLGFWLPNTYAAASAPVAALFAIMTKVGIYAVLRLSLLVFGDEAGASAGFGHAFLLYGGMATIAYGAIGALAAQSTARLSGNLVLVSSGTLLAAIGFGNAGVVSGALFYLVSSTLAISALFLLVELVERIRIEGADILAVTMEAYGDDEEEDEEQEVGVIIPGALAVLGISFAICALVLSGLPPLSGFLAKFAMISPMLNPEGLATVNEVSPSAWWLAGLLIFSGFAALIALTRTGINTFWATIAEGPAAVRVIEILPVVVLLGLCVTMVVLAGPIMTYFEAAATALHAPAGYISDVLAAPVVVDMGATP from the coding sequence ATGCATATCTTGTTCGATCATCTCGTCATCCTGCCCATCCTGTTGCCGCTGGCCACCGGTGCGATCCTGCTGTTCCTCGATGACCGGCTGCGACCGGTCAAGGCAGCCATCAACTTTGCATCCACCATACTTCTGGTGATCCTGGCTGCTCTATTGGTGCGCCATGCCGCCGAAGCCGGGCAGGCGGGCGCTGTCGGCAACGCCACCTATCCGCTGGGCAATTGGCCCGTACCCTTCGGCATCGTTCTGGTGGCCGATCGCCTGTCGGCCATGCTGGTGCTCTTGACGGCCATTCTGGGCCTTTGTGCGCTGGCTTTCTCGCTGGCCCGCTGGCATGCCGTCGGCCCCAGCTTTCATAGCTTGTTTCAATTCCTGCTGATGGGCCTGTGCGGCGCCTTTCTCACTGGCGATCTCTTCAATCTCTTCGTCTTCTTCGAAGTCCTGCTCGCCGCCTCCTATGGCCTGGCTCTGCATGGCTCGGGCTCCGCACGTGTCCGGGCGGGCCTGCATTATATCGCGATCAACCTTGCCGCCTCCTCGCTGTTCCTCATCGGCGCGGCCCTGATCTATGGCGTCGTCGGCACGCTGAACATGGCCGATATCGCCGCCCGCGTGGCCCATGTGGCCGATGCCGACCGTGGCCTGCTCGAAGCCGGCGCCGGCATTTTGGGCATTGCCTTTCTGGTCAAGGCCGGCATGTGGCCGCTCGGCTTCTGGCTGCCCAATACCTATGCCGCCGCCAGTGCGCCTGTTGCAGCGCTCTTTGCCATCATGACCAAGGTCGGCATCTATGCCGTGCTGCGCCTGTCCTTGCTGGTCTTCGGCGATGAGGCCGGCGCTTCGGCCGGCTTTGGCCACGCCTTCCTGCTCTATGGCGGCATGGCTACAATCGCCTATGGCGCTATCGGGGCCCTGGCCGCCCAATCCACCGCCCGCCTTTCGGGCAATCTGGTGCTGGTCTCCTCGGGCACGCTGCTGGCGGCCATCGGCTTCGGCAATGCCGGGGTGGTCAGTGGCGCGCTGTTTTACCTGGTCAGCTCGACGCTCGCCATCAGCGCGTTGTTCCTGCTGGTCGAACTGGTCGAACGCATTCGCATCGAAGGCGCCGACATTCTGGCCGTCACCATGGAAGCCTATGGCGACGATGAGGAAGAGGACGAGGAACAGGAGGTCGGCGTCATCATCCCCGGGGCGCTTGCCGTGCTGGGGATCAGCTTTGCCATCTGCGCCCTGGTGCTTTCCGGCCTGCCGCCGCTCTCCGGCTTCCTCGCCAAATTCGCGATGATTTCGCCCATGCTCAATCCCGAAGGGCTGGCGACCGTCAACGAAGTCTCCCCCTCGGCCTGGTGGCTGGCGGGCCTGCTGATTTTCTCGGGCTTCGCCGCGCTCATCGCTCTTACCCGCACCGGCATCAACACGTTCTGGGCGACCATTGCCGAGGGACCCGCCGCCGTACGGGTCATTGAAATCCTGCCGGTCGTCGTGCTGCTTGGCCTCTGCGTCACCATGGTGGTGCTGGCCGGACCGATCATGACCTATTTCGAGGCGGCTGCCACGGCCCTGCATGCCCCCGCCGGCTATATCTCCGATGTGCTGGCGGCGCCGGTCGTGGTGGATATGGGGGCTACGCCATGA